The nucleotide window TTGACTCTCTAAAAGAACCGGAAGCTCATCTTGTAAAAAATTATTAAAAATTTCTTTGACATCACTTTTTAATTTATATTCTCTTATATTCAAAATATTATTCCCCCTCAAAAAAATTATTTAACATTTCTAATCCATATTCTGTTAGCAAAGCTTCTGGATGAAATTGAATTCCTTCTATTAAATATTTTTTATGCTTTATTCCCATAATGACATTATCTTCTGTTTTCGCTGTTATTATAAAATCCTTTGGTAAGGAAGATTCTTCAACTACTAAAGAATGGTATCTAGTTACATTTAGAGGAGATTTTAAATGTTTAAAAACTCCCAATCCATCATGATTAACTTTAGAAATTTTTCCATGAACTGGCTCTTTTCCTTTTACTATTTTTCCTCCAAATGCTTCTGCTATTGACTGATGCCCTAAACAAATACCTATAATCGGAATTTTTCCTTTAAATTTATTAA belongs to Fusobacterium sp. JB019 and includes:
- a CDS encoding aminodeoxychorismate/anthranilate synthase component II, producing the protein MILIIDNYDSFTYNLVQYLEILNKQIMVKRNDEISLEEIQNLNPEGILLSPGPGNPKSAGITLKVINKFKGKIPIIGICLGHQSIAEAFGGKIVKGKEPVHGKISKVNHDGLGVFKHLKSPLNVTRYHSLVVEESSLPKDFIITAKTEDNVIMGIKHKKYLIEGIQFHPEALLTEYGLEMLNNFFEGE